DNA sequence from the Mauremys mutica isolate MM-2020 ecotype Southern chromosome 9, ASM2049712v1, whole genome shotgun sequence genome:
TTCAGTAAAGCTGCACAAATATAACTAAGGGCAAAATTTGGCCTTGCATTTGGGATTGGCTTAATTGTGTTAATACATGCAAAATAGAATAGAATCCGTTTACACTCACACAGCTGTGGGCCATAATTTGCTTTAATTTACAGTGATGCTAATCTGAATTAAGTCCTTTGACCTCAGTGACCACTTCTTCCCACTtttgtgtggcttttttttttttcccctcttaggCTGATCTGtgcacagggctgcagggattCCTCATCTTCCATAGTTTTGGAGGAGGCACTGGCTCTGGATTTGCATCTCTACTCATGGAAAGGCTTTCTGTTGATTATGGCAAAAAGTCCAAACTAGAATTTGCCATTTACCCAGCACCACAGGTTTCTACTGCTGTAGTGGAACCCTACAACTCCATCCTAACTACCCACACAACATTGGAGCATTCTGACTGTGCCTTCATGGTAGACAATGAAGCCATTTATGACATATGTCGTCGCAATCTAGACATTGAACGTCCTACTTATACCAACCTAAATCGACTCATTGGGCAAATTGTCTCATCCATCACAGCTTCACTGCGTTTTGATGGAGCCCTCAATGTAGATCTGACTGAGTTCCAGACCAATCTTGTCCCATACCCACGAATCCATTTCCCACTGGCAACATATGCGCCTGTCATCTCTGCTGAAAAAGCATACCATGAACAGTTGTCTGTGGCTGAAATTACCAATGCTTGTTTTGAGCCGGCCAACCAGATGGTAAAATGTGACCCTCGCCATGGCAAGTATATGGCCTGCTGTATGTTATACAGGGGTGATGTTGTTCCCAAAGATGTTAACGCAGCCATTGCCACTATCAAGACTAAGCGAACCATTCAGTTTGTGGATTGGTGTCCAACTGGATTCAAGGTATTTAGAAACTTGTCACATTGCTTAGTTTAGGAATTGTCAGTCAAACATTTAAAGGTAGTTTTCATACTACAATGCAGTAGTGTGCGCATTGTTGTACTATTCATATGTCAGGTTACATTTTAAATATGCATGAGTAAAGCCTGCAAAAATTAGTAGCTGCTTTCATAATTTAAATTTGTGATCAGAACTATATTTTTACAgggtgtttatttttatttttttattttttttaaagtcatagcCTACTTTATTTATCTAAGTGGAATTACCTAGGAATGTGGCCATCTTTAACTAATGCACTCATGTGCATTTTCAACACAAATGCAAATTGCATAACTAAGCCAATTGGCGGGATTAACATTCTTAGATCCAAGTTTTTAAAGGAATATAcaatagaacaggggttctcaaacttttttgttctgagctcttccccctccctagCAATAAAAACtgcatggcccacctgtgccacaaaaaCTGCTTTTCTGCATACAAAAGCCcggggctggtgttagggggtagcaagcagggcagttgcctggggccccataccACAatggcccccacaaagctacgttacgtaggctttggcttcagccttggGTTGTGGGGCTGAGGGCCCCAGGCGGTGGGACTTGTGCTTTCTGCCCTGGATCCCAGCGAGTCTAATTCTGGCCTTGCTTGgtagaccccctgaaacctgctcgaggCCCCCTAGGGGatcccagacccctggttgagaaccacgcaATAAGAGAATGAGTGCCTGTGTATTTTGTACCAGTGAATGCAAATACAGGATTTTGATCCACTTTTCTTTTCCACAGGGGTTTAAAAACTTTGCCATTCAAGGtattaagaaatgtaaattaaccACAAACCCACTACCAACTGAACAAGTAACATCGCCTGCCCCTCACATACTACTTACTCTAAATAATGCTTCAGAAACACTTTGTCTATTGCCATAAACCACAAGTGTCTTTTTAGTGGATTACTAGTACACACCTCCAGATGATTATGGCAGCTGACTTCATCCTCCTGATAGTGCACAAATTACTTAAGAAGTATACTGTGGCCTGGCTATTGCTATTAGGCCAAGATTTCCTGACCCCTACCCCCAAAAAATTGGGTTTCTAAATCTATATTTTTGGTTCCTAAATACATGTAGTGTGTCagcactctgaaaaatcagaacgCTCATTAAATTAAGAACTGCTTGGTACTCaggatttttgaaaatcaggtcacttatttatTCAGGTGCCTGGATGGTGATGTAATCTAATAACAGGCTATTAATAAAAATCTTGCTCTGAGAATTTATCTACTTTAACATTTCAACTatcaaagagatttttttttttttaaaccatgtctttAGGGGAAGCAGATTATGAAATTGTAACATGGTTCCTTACCCAAGTCAGCATCAGGTTCTCAAGCCATGTCTTGGTTTACTTCCTTACCTATGTCAGCTTGCTAGTGGTCCACACCCAGCACCTGGTGGATGAATATTTAGCTGTCAAGCCAAATCAAGTGTCCATGCATTGCAGGGCACGGAAGACCAAATACAAAAAGAACCTTTTCAGGGTTCAATAGTCTTTAAGTCCACCCAGCCTCAGAAGTCTCCTTGGTCCTCCCCAGCCTCCGTTAGTAGTCTTCCCCACAGGGTCTGCCCTGGTGTTCTCTCCAAAACCCTGCAAATTGAACCTGGCATTTGAAAAGGAAGATGTTCTTTCTGGCTTATGCAGCATCACCTATAGAAAAGAGTGTGCTGACCAAACTACCCTTTACTTGTCCTTGACCCAACCCCGTTTTCCTCAGTGGTGTTACCCACATGTaatagaatttggccctgtaaTTGGGTTTTAGTTGATTCCGTTGATGAAGCACAAAACAGTATATAAACTAGCCTTTTCACTAGATGTGCTTAACACTGCAGGCTAATGAGGAAACAGTAATGACATCTTATAGTTTTCCCAGAGTAAGAAGATAAAGACTGAGCTTACAAAAGAACCCTGCTGGTTAAATTCATTTACTCATTCAACATTAAATAAAAGTCAAATGGTGTGACTCTTTCTCAGCATGAACAAGGGGGGGCAGAATCAGGGCTGTGGACAAAATTAGGTATTATGCTAAAAATACACATACTGGTTCTCAAAAGCTGAGAAGTTATGTGCGATGATGTTGCCAACTGAAAATGAGGTtgtgtttagtgtttttcttaaaacttcAGCTGCTGAAATCATGATATTGCATGAGAAtttcaactttcattttaaaaatacggTTTTAGAGACTAGCTCAAAAATATGAAGCAAGTGCACACTAAAGTCTCAAAACAGGAGGCAGATAAAAATAACTcgttagtttgattttttttttaagccaatctcaagaTTTTCAGGAGCTGGATTTAGGATTTTTGAACATTTAGCGTTGGCAATACTGCACCAGCACAGAGAATGGTAATCTCTCTTGCACAATATTGTCAGCATGTCTTAGTTTGCTAAATAAACTATGAGAAAAATAGAAGAAATGGACACTTTGAAATACTAATTTAAggttgctgtttttttttcccctcaaaggtGGGCATTAACTACCAACCTCCCACTGTAGTGCCAGGAGGCGACTTGGCCAAGGTGCAGCGTGCTGTGTGTATGTTGAGTAATACAACTGCTATTGCAGAAGCCTGGGCTCGTCTTGACCATAAATTTGATTTGATGTATGCTAAGCGTGCCTTTGTACACTGGTATGTTGGAGAAGGGATGGAGGAAGGAGAATTTTCTGAAGCCCGGGAAGATTTGGCTGCGCTTGAGAAAGATTATGAAGAAGTGGGTGTAGATTCTGTGGAAGCAGAAGCTGAAGAAGGGGAGGAATATTAAAAGATAGACTAAagtcagaaaatgtttaataggtttttttttaattcagttcacttgtttggttttcaaataaaagtttaaatgttataacatttttttaatttttgtttatttaccaaaaaaaattacAAAGCAGGAGTATTTTTAGGATAAACaattaagaaataaaaaatacttCGGAAGTACTTGTTAAGCAACAAGAAAAGGATATAGCCTGATGACAACATGGGGTTTTGTGCCAACCAAAATGTAAATAACCTAGAAGGTACATCGAAATGGTGGTTTAGCATGACCTTTGCTGCTTCTGAAATAAAATGCTGTGCATTTACAAATCTCAAAAGATGCAATTTAGCAACAGCGGATACCCAGCAGAGTGACTACTAGACCTGCAGGCCCGGGCGATCACATTTCAAACATCTGAGGGGGGTGGAGTAgagatataaatatatattttttattatatatatttttttacagtgAAGAGGCCCTGTTTCATGtagaaaggaggggaggggaggggcggcagTGGCCATATTGTGGATCACCACTACTATCATTTCCGTATGCTGCCTTGGTTCAGGTTGGGACAAGAGTTCAAGATGTCCCTAGCTTTGTGTGAATCAGTTTACTCATCGTTCACAAGCATCAAATATCTTGACAGAAGAAGACATGGAAATGTCATAAAAAGAGAAGAGTGTGGGCCAGACTGTGGTGGCCCATCCATGAGTGTGCATTGCAAGAACTTTTGCCCCCAGCTCCCTCATTCTCGAGCAGAAGCCAGCTGTAGATGCAGTCTCTGCTGGTGTCCCTTGGAATGCAGATTATTCCAAGGGAACAGGGAGGAGTGTACTGTCCCACTTCCTGTcaaagattttttgtttgtttgtttaaggttCATTCCCCTTGAACCTAATATCTGGGAACTCCAGAAggcagtattcacccacgaaagctcatgctgcaaaacgtctgttagtctataaggtgccacaggattctttgctgcttttacagaaggcAGTATGTCGCCCTGAGGCACAATACCTGCTGGGGCTAAGAACTGAGCTATTGTGCAAGTTAAAGGCTTAGATATTAAAAACGTGGAAGTTGAGTATGGGGAAAAATAAGGCAGAATCTCTCTCTGGCCTGAGGTGGCATAGGATTCTTACTGTTTCAAATAAATGGGAGATGGCCTTCCTTAAGCAAACATAGACTGGTGGCTTATGATCAGACCATCTTCCTTCAGCCATGGTACATTTGTCCATCTTTCCTTTTAAATCCTCCTAACTCACTGAACCCTGCACCTGATGTTGGAAATGGGAGGGAATCATTCAAAGCCAGAAGTTATCAATACAGTTTGTCTCCAAAGGAGTATTCTAAAAATAAATCAGTATGTGTGCACAGAAATGTGTACGTGGAGCCACTTCTCACATATTCCTCCCAAGGCTCAAATTATAGAAGTTCAATTCTATTTGTGGATATAAACACCGTAATTACATAGCTAGATATTTAGTGGGTAATATGTTCAGGGATACAAGTATGGAACATTGTCCTGTTATGCATGAACCCAATGGTAAGAACATGAGTAGGtgcttgcatctgacgaagtgggtattcacccacgaaagctcatgctccaaaacgtctgttagtctataaggtgccacaggactcttcgctgcttgaGTAGGTGTTTGTTACTTTGGTTACATATAGAACATTATGGGCTGGATTGTGACGAGCTGCATAGATGTGCATTGGGAAAGAGGATGCAAGAGGCCTTCCCTCACTTGCACTCGCTGGGGACAGGAAGAATCTCAGTACTTGCCTTCCCAGAGTAGAAAGACTTTGGAACTCCAATGCCATTATAAACCCTCTCCTGTGTAATaaactacagtaactccccacttaatgtCCTCTCGCTTAATGTTTACATCCCTGCTCAGTTACAGAAAATGCTCCATTCAATGTTGTGCAATGCTTCactataatgttgtttggctgcctgctttgtccacagctggcagccttcctatcagctcccctacacacacacacaccccagtgcctcccccccctCGCTGGCAAACCCTacggatcagtgccttccccctcctgcccacagcGATCATCTGGCTTGTGgcattcaggagggagggggagcctgcgcactgtgtccttgctcctccctccttcctcctgaatgctacaagccagctgattgctgcgggcagagtaggggaagctgctgctgctgcgcaacATGTGTCCTAGcttacagcaccttcagcctccttgcctgcctcattgtctctagtgccagtgggctgtgcctgtgtgggataaggcaggggcacctctcaacaatagtactgtactgtatggcaaataaataaataaattccctggaacctaacccccccccttacattcattcttatggggaaattggatttgcttaacatcgtttcacgtaaagttgcatttttcaggaacataagtacaatgttaagtgaggagttactgtaccgtAGTGTTGGTTCCCCAAAAGCCTGGGAAAGGCCTCTATAGGTGTTCTGTGATCAGAACTACAGTGGCACTCCATTGAGATGAACAGGCATTGTCTGCACATTTCTGAGCATTACATCCTCTGATCCACCCCACATGCCCCTGATCTGCACAAATTGGCATAATTTGCAAGATAGGGATTTTAGAAACCCCATTTTTCTTGTGTAATGGGAATTCACAGAAGAATCAGAAATGTACATAGTTGATTAAAAGACCACTGAATAGTATTGTATGCAAATAAATAAGTATTTCATTTTACTTGTCTGCAGTTACTGTAGATGATTTTACTAGGCctctcaagcgattaaaaaattaattgtgattaactgcactgttaaacaatagaataccatttatttaaatatttttgatgatttctacatttcaaatatattgaatacaaagtatacagtgctcacttatatttattttttattacaagtatttgccctgtaaaaaaccaa
Encoded proteins:
- the LOC123377899 gene encoding tubulin alpha-3 chain isoform X2, whose translation is MRECISIHVGQAGVQIGNACWELYCLEHGIQPDGQMPSDKTIGGGDDSFNTFFSETGAGKHVPRAVFVDLEPTVVDEVRTGTYRQLFHPEQLITGKEDAANNYARGHYTIGKEIVDLVLDRIRKLADLCTGLQGFLIFHSFGGGTGSGFASLLMERLSVDYGKKSKLEFAIYPAPQVSTAVVEPYNSILTTHTTLEHSDCAFMVDNEAIYDICRRNLDIERPTYTNLNRLIGQIVSSITASLRFDGALNVDLTEFQTNLVPYPRIHFPLATYAPVISAEKAYHEQLSVAEITNACFEPANQMVKCDPRHGKYMACCMLYRGDVVPKDVNAAIATIKTKRTIQFVDWCPTGFKVGINYQPPTVVPGGDLAKVQRAVCMLSNTTAIAEAWARLDHKFDLMYAKRAFVHWYVGEGMEEGEFSEAREDLAALEKDYEEVGVDSVEAEAEEGEEY